The genomic segment GAGGGAGCACAGATGACAGAGGGAAACATTAACCCCTCTGAAGCCAAGAGAGGGATATACATGTAAAAACTGCAGCAAAATCTGCCTCTCAAAAATCAGAATGCACAGTCACAGCAGTCACTGCAACCAACCTACCAACCCAAACTGACCCATGGTGTGGTACCATCGTCTCCCGAGACAGACAGTTGCCAACAGCAAGGGACGTAGGCTGTGGTGTGGGACAGTAATGTAGTGTTGgtgtttaattattaatcacttttaatcatttcacattcatattctagttcattttgaaataaattgtCTAAAAACAGATTTGTCAAGCAAAGCGGACTGGCGTCGTCTCTCTAGCAACGACCGCTGAGGATTGTGGATAGTATAGTGACTTCAGCTAtcccaaacggaggaaaaactctttctttctcaaaatcaaaaacaagaaaaatgatGCCCATACAATTAACTCGTCACTTTTGTGTAATTAACAAGGACaaactggtgtttttgtgttgagAAGTGTCGCAGATATCATTGTAAAATCCCTGTTAACATAAAAACTGACAGTAAAGTGAATACTTCCGGGTGTCAGGTCTTCCATTAGCCAATGAGACAGATGCTCATAGCGTATGTTATGTACCGTGGTCGGGTTATTACTGAAGTGAATGGGTGGCAGGGGCACCCGCTCTGAGCTTCAAATATCGCTGCAGATGGGATTACATTGGAATGAGTTGAAAGCCCCCTGCATCGGGTTTGTATGCGAAAGGAGACCATTTTAGTCAGTAACACCAAAGGCCCCTGACCAAGCATCGGCCTTTGACACGCTGggtgtgagactgtgttgtCGAAACAGGCATGGACTGGACATTGAGCTAGCTAGTCCAATGAAAGCTCCcagtcctgtgtgtgtatgtgtgtgtgtgtgtgtgtgtgtgtgtgtgcgtttataGCCTTTGTTTACAAATAATGCTATGAGTAGACTTGGTGTTCAACTTACAGTGTTATTTTAACTTGCCATAAAGTAATAGTTTGCAGGTGTTACAgattacagttattattattatcatgtaataTTAATGAAACATTGCTTTGCCGAAATGGATGATAGTCATTGGTAGGTAACCAGTGGGCTGCAGCGATTATTCGATTGTTAAacaatgactaaattaatcgtcaactttGTTGATAATCCATTAAAGGGTTTTAGAGTTCTCAACAATTTTTTTTgaatcatgatttccaggtttgttgaacactgatcgacattttttaacattttatggacaaaagaatactcgattaatctagaaaataatcaacagatgaatcgattccGAAAATAAACAGTATACTCATTCATTAAACAATGAAAAGACATATCTAGCAGTGTTTCTTTGACAACCACTTTCACTTCAAGATGGGAATAATTGTGGCACTGTAGCCATCTCTCCCAAGATTAACGTTTCTGTGAGTAGTGAAAGagcatatcatttttttaacatggtTACTCTCTTCCATGTAGGCTACTgtgctttatttaaattttttacacAACACAATGCCGCAATTGGCCAAAATGCCAGGGCCATTTTTTGGTCCTAGTCCAGCCCtagctcgaacccgggtcttcttgttgcaaaggcaagagccctaaccactacaccaaccgtgtggccccaaagtccacattttatttatttatttgttttaccgTCGAGGTAACTTGATAAGTGTGTCAGCAGGAAAAGACATAACATATCCCGTGGGCCAAATACAATTGCATGGCAgaccttgagtttgacacttGCGATACACGGCATTAGCAATTAATAACTGATTGTCTTCATGTACTGATTGTCTTCATTGAATTGAGATGACATTTTATTATACTCAGTGGTGATGATATCTCATAAGGTGTGttacttgtgtgtctgtgggtgtgttcATGCTGTTCAGCAAACAGGAGGcttctttttacagttaaatcaaactttattattttttatgcagCTGCTACTTTCAGTTGATTCCAGCACTAAAATAATGAACAGAGGTGTGAGAGACAATCTAATACACCAAATCATGGCTTTATAGCTGTGTTGTTCTGCAGATATGAGTGAAATTACTCATTACTAAAAAATTTTCAGATGAACAACTATGACAGTTGAACAAATTGCAAAGACAGTTCTTAATATAccaatagagagagagagataaaaaaagtgaccaaatgttttattatatagAAATAATAAACTTTAACTAGCTTATTTCGCTTAAGCTAGTTATAAGTCTATGACAATTGAgttgatttttatttcaggGGTTGTTCATAATCTGCCTGGATTGACCATAGCCTGTCATTCCAGCTTGAGATGCTCCTTTATTTGGGCCCATTTGCAGGCCAATGACATGTTTGCCTTGGCTCAGCTGTTCCTCTGAGAAATCCCTCCTGTTCTCTTGTGCCGTCctgcacacagagaaacacacaaccctcatcaaaaaaaaatgtcattcatcAGTGCTGAAAAtgagaactcctttgttttattgaactGGTTCATACATGAAAAGGGACATGCTGATACTCACACAAGGAACACATTGGGATCTCCTTTGTAATTCACATTATTCAGACTCTTCCTCCCCAGAGTCAACAGAGTCCTCTGGACAGTAGCCATGTCTGTGCCTGAACACACGCACAGTCTCAAATGAATAGATGGATCAAATACACGGACGAGTCTGTGACTTTCCAACCACTGAGTACAGCTTCATTTCCTCATATATGCTGCAATAAATCTGCAAGTCACTTAAATGTCTCTGTTGCAACAAAATACATGGGTTCTGTTCCTGCTCTTACCTTCATAAAGGTCCACAGTCTGGAACATATCAGTTTTAGTGACTCCATAGCTTTCCACAGCTTGGAGGAACAAGGAGATTTGCTCCATCTGTTTAAAAGGCGTAGTGGAGCTCTTGATAACTCTGATGGGCTTGTTGGCTCCAGACAGGCTGTTGATGAGTTCACACAGCACCTAGATGCACAAACAAAGAGCATATCCTTCCAAACTCAGTTTAAAGCACACTAATCTAAATTACAATCCTGTTAAGAGATATTTATGTTCAGGCAAACACTTACACATCCGTCCTTGAGCCACTTTCGGAAGCCGACCATGCCGGGCTCAGGCCGCTCCACACCAGAGCCACACTGACAAATGATCCATTCCACCAGCCTTTCCTCCAGTTCTTGGTCGTATTCCTCATCAATCTTATTCTGAACCTCACGGCTCCTACCAAAGTTTTGACCTCTGTTTGACATGTCAATCCTGTTGGCAGGGAATCAAAGTTATGTTGTAAAAGACATGTATGATTGGATTGTGTCATCTGTTAAAAATGTACGAAAATCAGTTTCTCATATGTATCATAACTTATGTGCTCTGCCCCTCAAGGCCagaatagcacacacacacacacacaatctggtttCCATGGTTTCACAAGACATTATTTTGGCTTACATTCGTTTCATGGAGACTTGCTCTTACCTTAAactactggcctaaccttaaaatgtaataattaatgttatcaggacttgatttttgtccacatAAGCAAGACACATCCCCATATTGTGGCTTTGCAAACAGATTTATTACACAaaatgagtaatacctggaacaatCAGACATTCTTGTACAGCCTTGTTACTAAGGACAATATGCATTccttagccccttaccctaaccacaatCATCCCAACTAAAAGCCTAATCCTATCCCTgaacctaaccctaacttaaACCTCAAAACgatctttaaagttgtgaggaccaaaaatatGTCCTTAAAAAGACACACAGGTTTGGCAGTCTTTCACAATATGTGTTGATATTGTGACAAATCAAGCTGTGGAGAATTGTCTTCCTGTCCATGACATTGTTTCAGAGCCAGTTTGCGACAATAACAAGGGTGAAGTATATATCCAAACATGAACTCTTGAACAATATCTTTCTCAATCCCTCTGTGGTGTCCCAGCATGCCCAAACAACATTCAGCTGCTGCTTGAGCCCTCACACTGGCCTGCACTTTGACTTTTGTACTACACTCATAAGCATGTGTCCAAATGATGGCATAGCAATATCGATCAGTCAGCTGCaggactgatttactgtgagcCTGTTAGTAAATAGCTGGGTGAACTGTTCAAGCATATTTCTTATTTCTGGACTGTGggggaaaccagagaacccagagaaaacccatgtgcacatgtggagaacatgcaaggcCCTTAATTGAACTGATTgaacaaactccacacagaaaggccgtCGGTCGAACCAGGATCTCAACCACTGACCTGctcgctgtgaggcaacagcacTAGCCACTTGTTCTACTTGTTCTCCTGTTTTAGAGATAAGATGccaaaatacaaatgcaaattGATAACCTGCTTTTCCAGAAACACCTGCTCCTCTGCCCCTTAAGGAACATGACACCTTGCTCCTTCACTATGATTTTTGGCTGTTTGACATCCACATAGAAAGGCCCTCATTTGAACTGAACTGTGGAACTCCTTGCTGTAACAAAATGTTACTATAAATTACGTGAAAAGCAGAGGTTATATGGAAAAAAGGTTATTTGGTTAATTTATTACAGAGACCTGTTTTAGGTCAATGTACTTCCTGTTCACTCCGGCACCAGGACAAACAATACAAAAGTAGTCAGTAGCCCtcacttttgtgtttatttctctttaatGTCTCCTTATTCTTGACAGtaacacattattttcattatttatttagtttctgcCGGCAAGAACGAACTCCATGAAGACAGCTCCGCTTCGATAGAAATTcgcttcaaaacaaacaacaagcttAAGTTCTGTCTCGCCCAGATGCGCACACGGcttacagtcacaaacacaagacaacacactCACCATGGCAGAAGCACCGGGCCCGAGTGGCGAGTCTGCCGTGGCGTTGGCGTCAGTGGCACCACTAACTTTGCTCGAAAAACCAAActccaaaagtcacatttggaactattttggctttaaacaaGGCACAGACGGTAAAGCAATAGATGATGGCCGTCCACTGTGCAGGCGCGGCCACCAAGCTATAGGATTTATATGTCGAATACCAGGTTAGTATTGGCTAATATTAGGCTATATGCTCCGTGTACAGGCTGAGGAATGAAGAGTTAAAGGATGTCAAAGTATAAAGCACatataaaatgtatacaaatataGTTTTCACAGGAAATCAGTTCCTGTTCATTGTATTTTGTTCCCTATGGTTTATTATGTTGGAGAAGAAGCATTATTgtcaaattgatttttttaagaCAGTGGATTTGTTATCCTAAGTTGATTATTTATATTAGTTAAACATAAATTAATGTGCAAAGGAAACCgaatgattatatatatacatacatatatatgtgtatatatatatatatatatatatatatatatatataaatatatatatacacattgttTATTATGCAACAACCTTATAAGTAATTAATAAGTATTTATAACTTGTACAAGTACATTACAGttcataaacataataataacaataataataataattaaaaaaaggccaCAGAACCGTGATGCATTGTCTGGTATAGTATCGTGGTTACTCATTTTGGTATCGTGACAACTCTAGTTAGTTCACTGCTCCACTGTAATCACTAGAGTTAACAAGAACCGACACCATGTTAAAAGCCACCTCACAGTCCAAAGCACTCATTTATGCATAAAACTTTATGTTTGTCCATAAATGTGACAGCACATAAGGGAGACACATGTTTCACTGCAGTGTCTTGAACTGGCAGTTTGATGTTCTGAGTTCATATtcaagtagaaaaatgacatctGATTAACTCAAGAATCCATGGGTCAGTTGTGGGTCATGGAAGTAAACTTAAACTAAGATGTCAGCCTGAGTCTTTGCATGATCAAATATGAACAAGGgagaaggagacagacataGAGGGTGTGGTGTCTAatgtattatacagtatttccTGTGTAGTTCTAAGTTGGGCAGAAGTtccacaaaaccaaaataacCCCAACCTGAAATGAGAAGAGTGAGATTAATGATTGAGGTCATGAGATAAGACTtactttgtgttgttgtctcaGGTGAGCAGAGGTGGGTTAgcgtttgtgtctgtgttcccGCTCTTCTGGACAGGAGTGAATGCAGTAAATACCCGTGTCTGAAATATATGACTTCACCACATTCAACAGAGGAAGTAAGAGGAAAACGCCTTCATGGCCTCTTATTTCAATCTGTGTCCCGTCCACTTTTCTCacatctcactctcactcttctctctctctgtctcacttgctctctctttctttctctttccccactcaaattataatttcatttttaGGAGATAGACAGGAAGGAAAAAGAGAGCATATGACTGGAGAGTTTGCTGTGGTCAGTGAAAAGAATACTGCACACTTTCCCTCTGTTGCTCCAGGCAGGATTAGGAGCAAATACagtgacaacaaaaaaagaagaatttggCACCAGTGACAAGCTTAATTTGGGCCGAGGACTGTCCCGTGTCTTTACGGACAGCCGTTTGGATCCAACagtgaaaaatgtaaattcttgcAATTTTTCAGCTGGTCTTAAAATTTTGATCAGGTTGTTATAGTGGGGCAGATAAATGAAACAATCGTTCAAATAGTGATACAAGCACCAAACTTGGTACAAATACTCCATAGACATTGCTCTTTTAGACATTATTTCTGAACTGTGGggggaaaccagagaacccagggaaaacccatgtgcacaatgggagaacatgcaaactccacacagaaaggccgtCGGTCGAACCAGGATCTCAACCACTGACCTGctcgctgtgaggcaacagcacTAGCCACTTGTTCTACTTGTTCTCCTGTTTTAGAGATAAGATGccaaaatacaaatgcaaattGATAACCTGCTTTTCCAGAAACACCTGCTCCTCTGCCCCTTAAGGAACATGACACCTTGCTCCTTCACTATGATGTAACCAATTGCTCCTGGTTATGGCCTGGACTCTGAAATT from the Solea solea chromosome 4, fSolSol10.1, whole genome shotgun sequence genome contains:
- the LOC131457923 gene encoding transgelin-like, which produces MSNRGQNFGRSREVQNKIDEEYDQELEERLVEWIICQCGSGVERPEPGMVGFRKWLKDGCVLCELINSLSGANKPIRVIKSSTTPFKQMEQISLFLQAVESYGVTKTDMFQTVDLYEGTDMATVQRTLLTLGRKSLNNVNYKGDPNVFLVTAQENRRDFSEEQLSQGKHVIGLQMGPNKGASQAGMTGYGQSRQIMNNP